The following are encoded in a window of Hydrotalea sp. genomic DNA:
- a CDS encoding cupin domain-containing protein, whose amino-acid sequence MVDIIPLNFSDMAAPSHDVLDNDGEKLFSVRSGKPGETDTWVPHEHKEMGILAGFWACTESDNNINYKEWEYFHFLKGEAIITNQAGQSWTVNEKSAVIVPKGFRGRWQTTKEILKKFVIIAPDKSLAENYDPNKIIIVGEQSPDLPTPDVEATPADKLIPGTGTMGTKTWDFYHDDNVVTIDCGLWGCEVGKKNTFHEGYWEFCHLLRGAATLTNDAGKSWSFKAGDGFIVPPNFKGTWHTTADLLKEYVIITPR is encoded by the coding sequence ATGGTTGATATTATCCCCCTCAATTTTTCAGACATGGCCGCGCCCAGCCATGATGTGTTGGACAATGACGGCGAAAAATTATTTTCGGTGCGGTCGGGCAAACCCGGCGAAACCGACACTTGGGTGCCACACGAACATAAAGAAATGGGAATCTTGGCGGGTTTTTGGGCCTGCACCGAATCGGATAATAATATTAATTATAAGGAATGGGAGTATTTCCATTTTTTAAAGGGTGAAGCGATAATCACCAACCAAGCCGGCCAATCATGGACGGTGAATGAAAAATCGGCGGTGATTGTGCCGAAGGGATTCCGTGGCCGTTGGCAAACCACCAAGGAAATTTTAAAAAAATTCGTTATCATTGCGCCCGACAAATCGCTGGCCGAAAATTACGACCCAAATAAAATTATTATCGTCGGCGAACAATCGCCCGATTTGCCAACCCCCGATGTCGAAGCAACACCGGCCGATAAATTAATTCCCGGCACCGGCACCATGGGCACCAAAACATGGGATTTTTACCACGACGACAATGTGGTCACCATCGATTGCGGCCTGTGGGGTTGCGAGGTTGGTAAAAAAAATACATTTCACGAGGGGTATTGGGAATTTTGCCATCTCCTGCGCGGCGCGGCGACATTAACCAACGACGCCGGCAAATCATGGTCTTTCAAGGCGGGCGATGGTTTTATCGTGCCCCCCAATTTCAAGGGCACATGGCACACCACCGCGGACTTGCTGAAGGAATATGTTATTATAACACCGCGGTAG
- a CDS encoding DNA methyltransferase, producing MLNVKNRTVFCHDNIDILRGINSNCIDLVYLDPPFNKKKIFTAPIGSSAEGAEFRDIFSEEDVKDEWVKEIEAENYQLYSLLLGIKEFSNKYNYCYCVYMAIRLIEIHRVLKETGSVYLHCDPTMSHYLKLVLDCIFGEKNFRNEVIWAYKRWTAVANKFQKLHDIILYYAKSDAPVFNTQYDPYGEWIKKDYGYTDEETGKRWRWHTVKGNRYKVFLEDESRGVKTGDWWEIPPIGSTAKERTGYPTQKPLILLERIIKASSNEGDMVLDPFCGCATACVAAERLGRRWVGIDVSYKAYELVKERLNKEKHTIMDWNKEIHDSTAPPKRTDGGAGGAIAGYIYIISNKAYKGQLKVGVAKDPKARLNNYQTSDPKRGFTLEKAYQTPFNIEIETMIHNHYQSLYEWVATDDIEEVFNQIKEFEKQIKKEKGAL from the coding sequence ATGTTGAATGTAAAAAATCGCACTGTTTTTTGTCATGATAATATCGATATATTGCGTGGCATTAATTCAAATTGCATAGATTTAGTTTATCTTGACCCGCCTTTTAATAAAAAGAAAATTTTTACCGCGCCGATAGGAAGTAGTGCTGAAGGTGCTGAGTTCCGAGATATTTTTAGCGAGGAAGATGTTAAGGATGAGTGGGTTAAAGAAATCGAGGCCGAGAATTATCAGCTTTATTCTTTATTGCTGGGTATAAAAGAATTCAGCAATAAATATAATTATTGCTATTGTGTTTATATGGCCATTCGATTGATAGAAATTCATCGCGTGTTAAAAGAAACGGGCAGTGTTTATTTACATTGCGATCCAACGATGAGCCATTATTTAAAATTGGTGCTGGATTGTATTTTCGGTGAAAAGAATTTTAGAAATGAGGTTATTTGGGCTTATAAACGCTGGACGGCGGTAGCAAACAAATTCCAAAAGCTACATGATATTATTTTATATTATGCTAAGTCAGATGCTCCTGTTTTTAATACACAATACGATCCCTACGGCGAGTGGATAAAAAAAGATTATGGTTATACAGACGAAGAAACCGGCAAGAGATGGCGATGGCATACTGTCAAGGGAAATAGGTATAAAGTTTTTCTTGAAGATGAAAGCCGAGGTGTTAAAACAGGCGATTGGTGGGAGATTCCACCCATTGGCTCAACGGCGAAAGAGCGCACGGGTTATCCAACGCAAAAGCCTCTTATTTTGTTGGAAAGGATTATTAAGGCTAGTAGCAATGAAGGTGATATGGTGCTTGACCCGTTTTGTGGTTGCGCTACCGCTTGTGTGGCGGCTGAACGGTTGGGTCGCCGCTGGGTTGGCATTGATGTTAGTTATAAAGCCTATGAGTTGGTAAAGGAACGGTTAAACAAAGAAAAACATACAATTATGGATTGGAATAAAGAAATCCACGATAGCACCGCGCCGCCAAAAAGAACCGATGGTGGTGCAGGTGGTGCGATTGCAGGTTATATTTACATTATTTCTAATAAAGCTTATAAAGGCCAATTAAAGGTTGGCGTTGCAAAAGATCCTAAAGCGCGCTTAAACAATTATCAAACCAGCGATCCGAAGCGAGGTTTTACATTAGAGAAAGCTTATCAAACACCATTTAATATCGAAATCGAAACAATGATTCATAACCATTATCAATCTCTTTATGAATGGGTTGCGACCGATGATATTGAAGAAGTTTTTAATCAGATAAAAGAATTTGAAAAACAAATAAAAAAGGAAAAAGGAGCGTTATAA
- a CDS encoding dihydropteroate synthase, with translation MTNTIISSDRKKITIGFDVPFVVIGERINPTGRKKLAAEMKEGNFETVIRDVEAQVAAGAHMLDINAGIPLADEPAILAKTIQLVQEMTDLPLAIDSSIVAALERGLSVYKGKALLNSVTGEEERLEVVLPLVKKYNCAVIGISNDETGISENPDVRFEVAKKIVHRAMDFGIPASDVLIDPLVMPIGALGQAGQAAMKLIRRLREELKVNTSCGASNISFGLPNRHALNATFLSMAIGAGMTSAIMNPLHPEEMLGIASADVIAGTDLNCAAWITKFREPPVAGSEGGRSDRSRRRRG, from the coding sequence ATGACCAATACCATCATCAGCTCCGACCGGAAAAAAATCACCATTGGTTTTGACGTGCCATTCGTCGTTATCGGCGAGCGCATTAACCCCACCGGGCGCAAAAAATTGGCCGCCGAGATGAAGGAAGGCAATTTCGAAACCGTGATAAGGGACGTCGAAGCCCAGGTTGCGGCCGGCGCGCATATGCTCGACATCAATGCCGGTATTCCGTTGGCCGATGAACCGGCGATTTTGGCAAAAACGATTCAATTGGTCCAAGAAATGACCGACCTGCCGCTTGCTATCGATTCCTCCATTGTGGCGGCGTTGGAACGTGGCCTATCGGTTTATAAGGGTAAGGCGTTGTTAAATTCGGTAACGGGCGAGGAAGAACGATTGGAGGTCGTCTTGCCATTGGTGAAAAAATACAATTGCGCGGTGATTGGTATTTCGAACGACGAAACCGGCATTTCCGAAAACCCCGACGTGCGGTTCGAGGTTGCAAAAAAAATCGTCCACCGCGCCATGGATTTTGGCATTCCGGCGTCTGACGTGCTTATCGACCCGCTGGTCATGCCGATTGGTGCATTGGGCCAGGCGGGGCAAGCGGCGATGAAGCTCATCCGTCGCCTGCGCGAGGAATTAAAGGTCAATACATCTTGCGGCGCGTCGAACATCAGCTTTGGCCTGCCGAACCGCCATGCGCTGAACGCGACATTTTTGTCGATGGCGATTGGCGCGGGCATGACGTCGGCCATTATGAATCCATTGCACCCCGAGGAAATGCTCGGCATTGCGTCGGCCGATGTTATCGCCGGCACCGATTTAAATTGCGCGGCGTGGATTACCAAATTCCGCGAACCACCCGTGGCCGGTAGCGAGGGTGGCCGCAGTGACCGCAGTCGCAGACGGCGGGGGTAG
- a CDS encoding ASKHA domain-containing protein yields the protein MSDSKAKIVFTPSGKRGEFPVGTSILAAARGLGVDLDSVCGGRGICGRCQVEPGFGSFPKFAIEAGENNLSPFNDVEARYKNKKGLKPERRLGCNCTLQGDMVIDIPEDSQIHRQVIRKAVDKRAIATDPNVKLYAINVTEPDMHKPSGDSERVITALCEQHGFTEEKLHINPHILPSIQEELRKGKWSVTAMVRNGVEVAGLWAGDVATIYGLAIDLGSTTMSLHLTNLLTADVVSSVGAMNPQIRFGEDLMSRVSYVMMNKGGEKEMTEAVRFALNDLAVRACKEINLDPQMVVAVTVVGNPVMHHLFLGINPTELGWAPFALATNHAITMPARDVGFALHPSAELYVLPCIAGHVGADSAAVILAEEPYNRDEISLLVDVGTNAEIVLGNRERLLACSSPTGPALEGAQISSGQRAASGAIERVRIDRETLEPKFRIIGCEKWSDEPGFPKDDNNAKDDIAPTGICGSGIIEVIAEMMLAGIVGTDGVIDGAMAARNPRIIADGRTFSYILHHGNPENNEPEIKVTQGDIRAIQLAKAALYAGCKLLMDKLGKNPDRIALAGAFGTHIEPKYALILGMIPNCALDKINGVGNAAGTGARIALVNQAKRHEIEQVVRRVEKIETAIEPKFQEYFVNAMGIPNSVDDFPALAGAVQLPPRKMTTGTGGDASPSGGGRTRRRRG from the coding sequence ATGTCCGACAGCAAAGCCAAAATTGTTTTTACGCCATCGGGGAAGCGTGGCGAATTCCCGGTCGGCACGTCGATTCTGGCGGCGGCGCGCGGTTTGGGCGTCGATTTGGATTCGGTGTGCGGCGGGCGCGGCATTTGTGGCCGATGCCAAGTCGAACCCGGTTTTGGCAGTTTCCCAAAATTCGCGATAGAGGCCGGCGAAAATAACCTGTCTCCATTTAACGATGTCGAGGCACGTTACAAAAATAAAAAAGGCCTAAAACCCGAACGCCGCCTGGGGTGCAATTGCACGCTCCAGGGCGACATGGTGATTGACATCCCCGAGGACAGCCAAATCCACCGCCAAGTAATTCGTAAGGCGGTCGACAAACGCGCCATTGCCACCGACCCCAATGTAAAATTATACGCCATCAATGTAACCGAACCCGACATGCACAAACCATCGGGCGACAGCGAACGGGTGATAACGGCATTGTGCGAACAACATGGTTTCACCGAAGAAAAATTACACATCAACCCGCATATCTTGCCCAGCATTCAGGAAGAATTGCGCAAGGGCAAATGGTCGGTAACCGCCATGGTGCGCAATGGGGTGGAGGTCGCCGGTTTGTGGGCGGGCGACGTCGCCACGATTTACGGCCTGGCGATAGATTTGGGGTCAACCACCATGTCGTTGCACTTGACCAATTTGTTAACGGCCGATGTCGTGTCGTCGGTCGGGGCCATGAACCCGCAAATCCGTTTCGGCGAAGATTTAATGAGCCGCGTTTCGTATGTCATGATGAACAAGGGTGGCGAAAAAGAAATGACCGAGGCGGTGCGATTCGCCCTGAACGACCTGGCGGTGCGTGCGTGCAAAGAAATTAACCTTGACCCGCAAATGGTGGTTGCGGTGACGGTGGTGGGCAACCCGGTGATGCACCATTTATTTTTGGGCATCAACCCGACCGAATTGGGTTGGGCACCATTTGCATTGGCCACAAACCACGCCATCACCATGCCGGCGCGCGATGTTGGTTTTGCCCTGCACCCGTCTGCGGAATTATATGTTCTGCCATGTATTGCCGGCCACGTGGGGGCGGATTCGGCGGCGGTGATATTGGCGGAGGAGCCATATAACCGAGACGAAATTTCGTTATTGGTTGATGTTGGCACCAACGCCGAAATTGTTTTGGGTAACCGCGAGCGGTTGTTGGCATGTTCCAGCCCGACCGGCCCGGCGTTGGAGGGGGCACAGATTTCGTCTGGCCAACGGGCGGCGTCGGGCGCGATTGAACGGGTGCGAATTGACCGCGAAACACTGGAACCAAAATTCAGAATTATCGGTTGCGAAAAATGGTCGGACGAGCCAGGCTTCCCCAAGGACGATAACAACGCCAAAGACGACATTGCCCCGACCGGCATTTGCGGCAGTGGCATTATCGAGGTCATTGCCGAAATGATGCTGGCCGGTATTGTCGGCACCGACGGCGTGATTGATGGTGCCATGGCGGCGCGCAACCCGCGCATCATCGCCGACGGCCGGACATTCAGTTATATTTTGCACCATGGCAACCCAGAAAACAACGAACCGGAAATTAAGGTAACCCAGGGCGACATTCGCGCCATTCAATTGGCCAAGGCCGCGCTTTACGCCGGTTGCAAATTGTTGATGGATAAATTGGGAAAAAACCCCGACCGCATTGCATTGGCCGGCGCGTTTGGCACGCATATCGAACCGAAATACGCCTTGATATTGGGCATGATTCCCAATTGTGCGTTGGACAAAATAAACGGCGTCGGCAATGCCGCCGGCACCGGCGCGCGCATTGCCTTGGTCAACCAAGCCAAACGGCATGAAATTGAACAGGTGGTGCGCCGCGTGGAAAAAATCGAAACCGCCATCGAACCGAAATTCCAAGAATATTTTGTCAACGCAATGGGCATACCCAATTCGGTGGATGATTTCCCCGCCCTGGCCGGTGCGGTGCAATTACCGCCGCGCAAAATGACCACCGGCACCGGCGGCGACGCATCGCCCAGCGGCGGTGGCCGCACACGGCGGCGGCGGGGGTAG
- a CDS encoding ATP-binding cassette domain-containing protein: MAELLRLEKINKFFGYRRVLSAVSMTVHAGECHVLLGDTGFSRTALLHILAGKIPFDGGAIYWQNKDTSLDGATPRLVEGLSRAKDSAKHMVQNTMQTISGKLMEMGGKAPPQTANIKSAGKSAKSPIDAKTTAGATASAPTHRVLDHVALLDNGPGLLPNATFIENIAIIYHLPLNRKRHDILLRVNSIMAIYGFHFFTNIPVSELTSNERFEANIVRCLFNNPSLMLIGNVDNQIISYGKGKFYRLLKQWQKQSIAILYSTDFIDEGLKIADEVTLIKQGRWVMDFDPKKKNKKQIVDILNDGKKELRGISYIDSQKKLLVVDGLNYHGAHGTDLSNINFTLHAGEVMGIVGLPHNGGDELFSTLRGDVAVAPAMIKWHGVEPIGDKDVVARRKKHIGFVAKNWRQQAVIKDLDVFDNVLNLMAARSQGQQFGIINKTYIRGIADNIIKKYDLPIHPQHQLLRELSQSDLHKFVLGRELSLIPETFILYEPYVGGDRGTVLFTHRLVNDLVEKGGGVIIMSQDVEEIFSVCDTVYVLANGLLSPPYQVKEQSKDFIESLMVGYAAQVDNTGAANRSKKSAKGGALV; this comes from the coding sequence ATGGCGGAGCTATTGCGATTAGAAAAAATTAATAAATTTTTTGGCTATCGGCGGGTATTGTCGGCGGTCAGCATGACGGTTCACGCCGGCGAATGCCATGTGTTGCTTGGCGATACTGGCTTCAGCCGCACCGCCTTGCTTCATATTTTGGCGGGCAAAATCCCATTCGATGGCGGGGCAATTTATTGGCAGAATAAAGATACCAGCCTCGACGGCGCAACGCCCCGCCTGGTCGAAGGCCTATCCCGCGCCAAGGATTCGGCCAAACATATGGTGCAAAACACCATGCAAACCATATCGGGCAAGTTGATGGAAATGGGCGGTAAAGCACCACCCCAGACTGCTAATATAAAATCGGCGGGGAAATCCGCCAAATCACCAATTGACGCTAAGACGACGGCTGGGGCAACGGCCAGCGCACCAACCCATAGGGTTCTTGACCACGTTGCCCTGCTGGATAACGGGCCAGGGTTATTGCCCAACGCAACCTTTATCGAAAATATCGCGATAATTTATCACCTGCCGCTGAATCGCAAACGGCACGATATTTTGCTTCGCGTCAACAGCATCATGGCGATTTATGGTTTTCATTTTTTCACCAATATTCCGGTCAGCGAATTGACAAGCAACGAGCGTTTCGAAGCCAACATCGTGCGTTGTTTGTTTAACAACCCTAGCCTTATGTTGATTGGCAATGTTGATAACCAAATTATATCATACGGCAAGGGCAAGTTTTATCGCCTGCTGAAGCAATGGCAAAAACAATCGATCGCTATTTTATACAGCACCGATTTTATCGACGAGGGCTTAAAAATTGCCGATGAGGTCACGCTGATAAAGCAAGGCCGTTGGGTGATGGATTTTGACCCGAAGAAAAAAAACAAAAAACAAATCGTCGATATTTTGAACGATGGAAAAAAAGAACTGCGCGGCATCAGCTACATCGACTCACAAAAAAAATTGCTGGTGGTCGACGGGTTAAATTACCACGGGGCGCATGGCACCGACCTTTCGAATATTAATTTCACCCTGCACGCCGGGGAGGTGATGGGCATCGTCGGCCTGCCGCACAATGGCGGCGATGAATTATTTTCTACCCTGCGCGGCGATGTTGCGGTCGCGCCGGCGATGATAAAATGGCACGGCGTCGAACCAATTGGCGATAAAGACGTGGTGGCGCGGCGTAAAAAACACATCGGCTTTGTTGCCAAAAATTGGCGGCAACAGGCGGTTATTAAGGATTTGGATGTGTTTGACAATGTGTTGAACCTTATGGCGGCGCGGTCGCAGGGGCAGCAATTCGGCATTATCAATAAAACCTATATTCGTGGCATCGCCGACAATATCATTAAAAAATACGACCTGCCGATTCACCCGCAACATCAATTGCTTCGTGAATTATCACAAAGCGACCTGCACAAATTCGTCCTCGGGCGCGAACTGAGTCTCATTCCCGAAACATTTATTCTTTACGAACCCTACGTCGGTGGCGATCGCGGCACGGTGCTTTTTACCCATCGCCTGGTCAATGATTTGGTGGAAAAAGGCGGCGGGGTAATTATCATGTCGCAAGATGTCGAGGAGATTTTTTCGGTTTGCGATACGGTGTATGTCTTGGCCAACGGTTTATTATCGCCACCATACCAAGTGAAGGAGCAAAGCAAGGATTTTATCGAATCCCTGATGGTGGGTTACGCGGCGCAGGTGGATAACACCGGCGCGGCGAACAGGTCAAAAAAATCGGCGAAGGGGGGCGCCTTGGTGTAA
- the dnaX gene encoding DNA polymerase III subunit gamma/tau, whose product MSDTSHLVLARKYRPKVFDELIGQEQLVRVLRNSFKMNKVAHGYILTGVRGVGKTTTARIIAKTLNCEKNKNKAAGAPIEDPCGTCDQCVAIAEYRHVDVQEMDAASNNRVDDVRAIIDSVGYRPVLGQYRVYILDEAHMITTQAFNALLKTLEEPPPHLIFILATTEVQKIPATILSRCVRFDLRRVSVEQLTAHFKSILQKENITMSDSAITLIARAAEGSVRDGLSMLDQAIALNPSGVGEDDVLAMLGLSDITKIYHLLHHLMAGDAPSAMAQYHDLITLGGAPEMIIEQLMAAVHVMTKMALDEDYKNTNAISETEKNLSYDLLKKLSLPIMARVWQMLLRGLGEVRVAPDAITATEMLLIRLMLVGDAPTPDELIKTIKANPNAAVNNAPSVTASPEPAPSNSMANMATEKKTAEPAITQSPIENNQTQDNLSFEDLVAMVAQKNMMLATNMRSNIRLIDYQFPVAASNSGGVVTFEKINDASVALAEELKKYLSKTTDSIWQIAAVAQPGMPTLDERLYEKIANNQTIKLARELFPAAKIIDPKLNINKK is encoded by the coding sequence ATGTCTGATACATCGCATCTGGTGCTGGCGCGTAAATACCGCCCCAAGGTTTTTGACGAATTAATTGGTCAAGAGCAATTGGTGCGCGTCCTGCGCAATAGTTTTAAAATGAATAAGGTCGCCCATGGTTATATTTTAACCGGCGTGCGCGGCGTTGGCAAAACCACGACGGCGCGGATTATTGCCAAAACCTTAAATTGCGAAAAAAATAAAAACAAGGCCGCCGGCGCACCGATTGAAGACCCGTGCGGCACGTGCGACCAATGTGTCGCCATCGCCGAATATCGTCATGTCGATGTGCAGGAGATGGACGCCGCGTCGAACAACCGCGTTGACGACGTGCGGGCGATTATCGACAGCGTTGGTTACCGGCCGGTGCTGGGGCAATACCGCGTTTATATTTTGGACGAGGCCCACATGATAACCACCCAGGCCTTTAACGCCCTGTTAAAAACATTGGAGGAGCCACCGCCGCATTTGATATTTATTCTTGCCACGACCGAGGTGCAAAAAATCCCCGCCACCATATTATCGCGGTGCGTGCGGTTTGATTTGCGCCGCGTGTCGGTCGAACAATTAACCGCGCATTTCAAATCGATTTTGCAAAAGGAAAATATCACGATGAGCGATTCGGCCATCACCCTTATCGCCCGCGCGGCCGAGGGGTCGGTGCGCGATGGGTTGTCGATGCTCGACCAGGCGATTGCCCTGAACCCGAGCGGCGTGGGCGAGGACGATGTGTTGGCGATGCTCGGGCTTTCGGATATTACAAAAATTTATCACCTGCTCCACCACCTGATGGCGGGCGATGCCCCGTCGGCCATGGCGCAATACCACGACTTGATAACATTGGGCGGCGCGCCGGAAATGATTATCGAACAATTGATGGCGGCGGTGCATGTCATGACCAAAATGGCGTTGGACGAAGATTATAAAAACACCAACGCCATAAGCGAGACCGAAAAAAACTTAAGCTATGATTTGTTAAAAAAATTATCACTGCCAATTATGGCGCGGGTGTGGCAAATGTTATTGCGTGGCTTGGGCGAGGTTCGCGTCGCACCCGACGCCATTACCGCGACCGAAATGCTGTTGATAAGGTTGATGTTGGTCGGCGACGCCCCCACCCCCGACGAATTGATAAAAACCATCAAGGCCAACCCCAATGCGGCGGTTAATAATGCCCCGTCGGTAACGGCATCACCCGAGCCCGCCCCCAGCAACAGCATGGCCAATATGGCGACGGAAAAAAAAACAGCTGAACCGGCGATAACGCAATCGCCGATAGAGAATAACCAAACACAAGATAATTTATCGTTTGAGGATTTGGTGGCGATGGTGGCGCAAAAAAACATGATGCTGGCGACCAACATGCGGTCGAACATCCGCCTTATCGATTATCAATTTCCGGTCGCCGCCAGCAATAGCGGCGGGGTGGTTACATTCGAAAAAATAAATGATGCGTCGGTTGCGCTGGCCGAGGAATTAAAAAAATACCTGAGCAAAACCACCGACAGCATTTGGCAAATCGCGGCGGTGGCGCAACCCGGTATGCCCACGTTGGACGAACGATTATATGAAAAAATTGCCAACAACCAAACCATAAAATTGGCGCGGGAGCTGTTCCCAGCGGCCAAAATTATCGACCCAAAACTTAACATAAATAAAAAATAA
- the hemW gene encoding radical SAM family heme chaperone HemW: MKKKFFALYIHWPYCLRRCPYCDFNAHVAADSGRNQVMANGLLRQLQSYRRHEKLGGYFAGKKISSVFFGGGTPSLMPPHLVEELLTTAKNLYGFTDDIEITLEANPGTLEGASILKDFKSAGVNRLSMGVQSLYDDALQRLGRIHNAAEAIKIIETLPSIFDRWSFDLIYSRPGQTMAAWLGELELALSFAPSHLSLYQLTIEPGTDFFRQAKEKKLIMPPDDLSAEMFVTTRDVMAANGLPSYEISNFARVNQASRHNLTYWHYGDWLAVGPGGEGRLTLPQPDEQNNGGNNTHQQKFATKNFRLPDKWATQVVTDNIGIESFTAIEPADAVVEKIMMGLRLTDGISLPSDPPETLPENFDQKWQDLVDDNLAVPAANHHYRLTEGGLLRLNSVINYLT; this comes from the coding sequence ATGAAAAAGAAATTTTTTGCCCTTTACATCCACTGGCCCTATTGCCTGCGGCGTTGCCCCTATTGCGATTTTAACGCCCATGTGGCGGCGGATAGCGGCCGTAACCAGGTTATGGCCAATGGCTTGTTGCGTCAATTGCAATCTTACCGCCGCCATGAAAAACTTGGAGGTTACTTCGCGGGCAAAAAAATCAGCAGTGTATTTTTCGGCGGCGGCACGCCATCGCTGATGCCACCCCATCTGGTCGAGGAATTACTAACCACCGCCAAAAATCTATATGGCTTTACCGACGATATCGAAATCACGTTGGAGGCCAACCCCGGCACGCTGGAGGGGGCAAGCATCTTAAAAGATTTCAAATCGGCCGGCGTCAATCGCCTGTCGATGGGGGTGCAATCGCTTTACGATGATGCCTTGCAACGATTGGGGCGGATTCACAATGCGGCGGAGGCAATAAAAATTATCGAAACCCTGCCGTCGATATTTGACCGTTGGTCGTTCGATTTAATTTACAGCCGCCCGGGCCAAACCATGGCGGCGTGGTTGGGGGAGTTGGAATTGGCCCTATCCTTTGCGCCATCGCATCTATCGCTTTATCAATTGACCATCGAACCCGGCACCGATTTTTTTCGCCAAGCCAAGGAAAAAAAACTCATCATGCCGCCCGATGATTTATCGGCCGAGATGTTTGTTACAACCCGCGATGTCATGGCCGCCAATGGTTTGCCCAGTTACGAAATTTCAAACTTCGCACGCGTAAATCAAGCATCGCGCCACAACCTTACCTATTGGCATTATGGCGATTGGTTGGCGGTGGGGCCCGGCGGAGAGGGCAGGTTAACCCTGCCCCAACCAGATGAGCAAAATAACGGCGGCAATAATACCCACCAGCAAAAATTTGCGACCAAAAATTTTCGCCTGCCCGATAAATGGGCGACGCAAGTTGTAACCGACAACATCGGCATCGAATCCTTCACCGCGATAGAGCCGGCCGACGCGGTGGTGGAAAAAATAATGATGGGCCTGCGGCTGACCGATGGCATTTCTTTGCCGTCTGACCCGCCAGAAACCTTACCCGAAAACTTCGACCAAAAATGGCAAGATTTGGTCGATGATAATTTGGCCGTTCCCGCCGCCAATCACCATTACCGCCTGACCGAGGGTGGTTTATTACGCCTAAACAGCGTTATCAATTACTTGACATAA
- a CDS encoding YbaB/EbfC family nucleoid-associated protein — MLGIEKLMQQAKELQEKMATMEKNMATWQETGTAGAGGEAVRVTLDGKGMVVTVEIDDALLSPAQKIVLTDLIKTATNQASEKIKKRVDAERSELFGNIPMPPGFKLPF; from the coding sequence ATGCTCGGTATAGAAAAATTAATGCAACAGGCCAAGGAGTTGCAAGAAAAAATGGCGACCATGGAAAAAAACATGGCGACATGGCAAGAAACCGGCACCGCCGGCGCGGGGGGCGAGGCGGTTCGCGTCACCCTTGACGGCAAGGGCATGGTTGTGACGGTGGAGATTGACGACGCGCTATTGTCGCCGGCGCAAAAAATTGTGCTGACCGATTTAATAAAAACCGCCACCAACCAGGCATCAGAAAAAATAAAAAAACGGGTCGATGCCGAACGTAGCGAATTATTCGGCAACATTCCCATGCCGCCGGGTTTTAAATTGCCGTTTTAA
- a CDS encoding recombination mediator RecR: protein MATKEHRLFELLAKQLSRLPGLGPRSARRALLHLLNNREEELSPLIINLQMAYDQVIKCQECGALDFVNPCMTCTDPARDQTKICVVEQMSDLWAIERSGIYKGLYHVLGGVLSPLDGVMPDNLNLASLLPRCRDKKIAEVILATNITLDGQTTAHYIAENLEQLALAPNVNGDGDENTDGNKNGLTITRVAHGVPAGGELDYMDEGTLFAAFKARKKLD, encoded by the coding sequence ATGGCAACCAAGGAACATAGATTATTTGAATTGTTGGCAAAACAATTATCGCGCCTGCCCGGCCTTGGCCCGCGGTCGGCGCGGCGCGCCCTCCTCCATTTGTTAAATAACCGCGAGGAAGAATTAAGCCCGCTCATCATCAATTTACAAATGGCCTATGACCAGGTTATTAAATGCCAAGAATGCGGCGCGTTGGATTTTGTCAACCCCTGCATGACCTGCACCGACCCGGCGCGCGACCAAACAAAAATTTGCGTCGTCGAACAAATGAGCGACCTGTGGGCTATCGAACGGAGCGGGATTTACAAAGGCCTTTACCACGTGCTGGGTGGCGTCTTATCACCGCTCGACGGCGTGATGCCCGACAACCTGAACCTGGCGTCATTATTGCCGCGCTGTCGCGACAAAAAAATTGCCGAGGTCATCCTCGCCACCAACATCACGCTCGACGGCCAAACCACCGCGCACTATATTGCCGAAAATTTGGAACAGCTCGCCCTCGCCCCCAATGTTAATGGCGATGGCGACGAAAACACCGATGGTAATAAAAACGGCCTGACCATCACCCGCGTCGCCCACGGCGTGCCGGCGGGTGGCGAACTTGATTACATGGACGAGGGAACTTTATTCGCCGCCTTCAAAGCGCGAAAAAAGTTGGATTGA